The following proteins are co-located in the Pseudomonas synxantha genome:
- a CDS encoding colicin E3/pyocin S6 family cytotoxin, protein MPIQLRYSPAPPWRKRRDQFSGLREPWMGGKPRPDPSIVSGFRVAYVEGGRKYYFDAVEQRYYSWDSLHGEFEVFDRRGFHLGSVCPETGLALKPAVRGRRIKPN, encoded by the coding sequence ATGCCAATCCAGCTACGGTATAGTCCGGCCCCTCCTTGGCGAAAACGCCGGGACCAGTTTTCAGGATTAAGGGAACCTTGGATGGGCGGCAAACCTAGGCCTGATCCTTCTATTGTCAGCGGTTTCAGAGTCGCGTATGTAGAGGGTGGCCGTAAGTATTACTTTGATGCCGTAGAGCAACGATACTACTCATGGGATTCGCTTCACGGCGAGTTTGAAGTCTTCGACCGACGTGGCTTTCACCTGGGTTCGGTCTGCCCTGAAACCGGGCTTGCTTTGAAACCTGCCGTCCGCGGACGAAGGATCAAACCGAACTGA
- a CDS encoding ImmA/IrrE family metallo-endopeptidase has protein sequence MASRVLAIRKLTPPYDLEQLASAYGELEYLELPFGVDGITIGIGAATKPRILINSSAPATRRKFTLAHEIGHVVIPWHTGTIVSHLENREVDAAYSQMETEANRFAAELLMPSDWLLEAYKAAPSVEHYFRSVLTQAGASKEATFNKILRPLPQPVICVQVDSTSRVLSTRRSQTAPYPPERNAEVSSETFQTDCRFESFEIDGQFYMSWTFIGRDIREVDKRPWREVFNQILHDTDTQGYLQNMNGILAAAYGKNKALDEAEICGAVIRAFTKYEMYDVVTAHPLFEQFVIKRVRELKLRG, from the coding sequence ATGGCCAGTCGCGTCCTGGCCATCCGCAAGCTGACACCGCCTTACGATCTAGAACAGCTAGCCTCTGCCTATGGAGAGCTTGAATACCTTGAACTGCCGTTCGGCGTGGACGGAATCACCATTGGTATTGGTGCTGCAACCAAGCCCCGCATCCTGATCAACTCAAGCGCACCTGCTACCCGTCGAAAATTTACGCTGGCCCATGAAATCGGGCACGTAGTTATCCCATGGCACACAGGCACAATCGTCTCCCACCTGGAGAACCGGGAAGTGGATGCTGCCTACAGCCAAATGGAGACCGAAGCCAATCGCTTTGCCGCAGAGCTGTTGATGCCATCTGACTGGTTGCTTGAAGCCTACAAAGCCGCACCCAGTGTGGAGCACTATTTCCGCTCGGTCCTTACCCAGGCTGGGGCATCCAAAGAAGCAACATTCAATAAAATATTACGCCCGCTCCCGCAGCCCGTGATTTGCGTACAAGTGGACAGCACATCCAGAGTTCTCAGCACGCGAAGATCCCAAACGGCGCCGTACCCGCCAGAACGAAACGCCGAAGTCAGCAGCGAAACCTTTCAGACAGACTGTCGTTTCGAAAGCTTTGAAATAGACGGCCAGTTTTATATGAGCTGGACCTTCATCGGCCGCGACATACGGGAAGTAGACAAAAGGCCGTGGCGGGAAGTCTTCAACCAAATCCTGCATGACACTGACACGCAGGGATATTTGCAGAACATGAACGGCATTCTTGCTGCTGCTTACGGCAAAAACAAAGCGCTCGACGAGGCGGAAATTTGCGGAGCCGTTATCCGAGCATTCACAAAAT